A stretch of DNA from Pongo abelii isolate AG06213 chromosome 17, NHGRI_mPonAbe1-v2.0_pri, whole genome shotgun sequence:
TACCTTAATTCACCTCTAGATGTGCAGAGAGCCCCGCTCCTCTCACTCCCCAGAAACCCACAGCGGAAACCATGTCATGGTCGCCCTAGTATCAGCAAAGCCAAGTGCCCAACATACTGAAGAAGATGGTCAAAATACTTTACAGGAGTGCATTTCCGTTATAAGGAGAAAATGCTGTTAACTAATAATCTACTCCTTCCTCCTATTGAAACGTAAAACTTACTTTTTCTTAAATAGTTGTTTTGGGTCCTCTTTATAAAACTTAATCGAACATTAGCCTTTATCATATCCTTTATTTGATGTCTCAGGGTCTTAGTTACTTTAACCAAGAAATAGGGATGGATAATACAACCTCCAGTGTGGTCATAAGGATTGAATGAGTTAACAGGTAAAGTGCTCAGTACGGGTCTGGCACACAGCAAACACTAAATggatgactattattattatggaGAAACTCATCTAATATTTGGAACCAGTTTATAAGTGGCTTGCCTTATTCTAGTTTTCTAAAATACTTCTTAGAAAAGAGCAGGTCAAATAGTGTAGCTTGTCTGCCCTAGgctaaagaaatatattttgcttaaaaaaaaaagagagattatttCAACTATCAAAGATTCAGGCAACAGtggctttttttgagatagtcttgcagtgtcgcctgggctggagtgcagcgacgtgatctcggctcactgcaacctccacctcctgggttcaagtgattctcctgcctcagcctctcaagtagctgggactacaggcacgcgccaccacgcccagctaagttgtgtatttttagtagagacagggtttcaccctgttggtcaggatggtctcgatctctggacctcatgatccacccacctcggcctcccaaagtgctgggattacaggcgtgagccaccgcgcacggccaACAGTGGCTTCTTAAAAAGCAAACTTTTATAGCTACCAAGGTAATGATTGATTCAGGAAAGGATTACCAATGGATGTTAAAACCATTTGGTGACAGTGTGTTGAGAAACAGGATATTTATAGTCTCATAGCGTCATCCCACAGGTAATCattaattacaaaaagaaaaagctacCTTTACACTGGATAATTTGGTGAATGTTACTTTAACCAAGAGGCCAAAACTGCCATTACTAATATGGGTCAAACTGAGTCTTGTGATATGATGCACTGAGAACATGATATCACCTATGTGGTATTcttgaaaccaaaaaacctgactCTACCAGTGAGGGACaaatcagacaaatccaaattgtGCAACAATCTACAAAACAGTTGACCTAGACTCTTCCAGTAAGTCGATGTCATGGAAAGACCCctccgcctccaaaaaaaaaggaaggggtggggggtattattaataaatacaatGCATAATCCTTGATCAGATCCTCTAGGTGAAAAGCACACCTATAAAGATCCTTTTGGGAACACTGGCAAAGTTTGAATATGAACTTTATATTGAATAATAAAAAGTAGTGAAAAATAAGATTGTGATtcattcacgcctgtaatcccagcactttgggaggccgacaggggtggatcacttgagttcaagtgttcaagatcagcctggccaacatggcgaaacccgtctctaccaaaaataataataataataataataataattagctgggtgtggtggcacatgcctgtagtcccagctatttgggaggctgaggtgggagaatcacttgaacccaggaggtggaggttgtagtgagccaagattgtgccactgcattccagcctaggtgacagagtgagatcctgtctcaaaaaaaaaaaaaaaaaaggaaaagaaaagaaaaaagtcgtgattcaattatattttgacattttgatTGACCTACTCTTTCCTAAAGTATTTTGGTATCTGGGAATCTACATGTTTCAAGACCTAAAAAGGTGAACATTACAAGTGAAATGTTTGCTCCATTGAACTGGATCAGAGTTTTTGTAGAAACAATGGGCAACTGGGATGCAGTCATATAAATGGACCGAAGAACttagaaaagaacaaagtggATGCCAGTAGCCAATGCACACCATTCTGTGCAGTATTTGGCTGGGACAATGCTAACTGCACATGGGCAGTCCTGGGTAAACATTAACTGATGACAATAACCAGCAGAGTCCCAAAGTGATGCCCTTGCATTATTGATTTGAGGAAATTCTGCCTAATGAGAATGGATTGCTAGTAAATCATAGAGCAATTTTATTCTCCTTTCAGTAAGACATGGATGACTGAGCAGCTGGTGGGAGCAGCCCTGTCTGTCCCCATCTGAGAGAGTGGTGTATTAGTCTCAAATAGGGAAATTACACAGCAATGTGGAAGCCTGGCTAGCCGTCATTAAAGTAATTCAGTGTTTGGGCCGCCTGTGTTTCAGGCAGTGATAGCCATTAACAGCTCACTTTTAGTTTCAGAAGCCAGAGATATTTTCATTACTAGTGTCCTCAGGCAtacactttttaatttaaaaaaagaaagtaagctCAGGATGGAAATAACCCATCACCACAGGAATATCTCTGCACCAGAAACACATTCTAGTTTACCTGTCAATCTTTCCAGCATGCCAGATTTGAGTGTCTggaatgaggaagaggagggaagaaaggtgGGTGTAGGGCTGATGGAGGAATCAGGGTCACTAATACCCTGGAAAAGCTGAGGACTTCATTCTAAAGTGCTGTTGAAATCTCAGGTTTTTTACTTCTCTGgctaataataaaatgatagttCTGGCTCTGAGATGTTCCCTACTTCTTCCAAAGCCATAATGCCCTACTTTTAAGATGCTTTGGACAGGTGTTATGGTAGACTGAAGTTGGTCACAAATGCTTTGTTACTTTCCCCAACAGGAGGTTCTTATTTCCCCCTCCTTGAGTCTGGGCTGGCCGTGTGGCTGTTCAACCAACAGAAAGCAGCAGAAGTGTACTGTGCAGTCTGGGGCCCAGGCTTTTAGAGAACTGTGgctttctctgcctccttcttgGAATCCACTTACCATGTTGAGAGAGGCCCAAGCCACATAGAGGCCAACAGCCAAGTATTTGCAGCCATCTGGGTGAGCCATCTAGGACATTCCACGCCAATCAGACCCCTGGATTGGAGAAGTGGAGCAGACATGGAGCAGACGCAGCCCAGCGAAGGCCAGTATCACAGGCCAGAACAaaatgttttaagccattaaattttgGTGTGACTTGCTCTGCAGCCAGAGACAACTGAAATAGGTGTAACCGAAAAGTCCGTAAGAAGGAAGATTTACCTTGCTAACCAATGCAGAATAACAAAGCACAGGAAATAACATTTGCTGAGTCGGAAGACAACTGTCTGGAACAGGTGATGACATTCTTAGCCTTTGGTAGGTTTTGACTTCAAAACTGACCCCGGCTTTCAAGCCTCTTTTTGATGCTCAACACGgacaatttcaaaaagaaaaaatttcacttTAATCCAGCCTCACCCCCACATGTGTGTTTCACACAgaccttattttttaaacagagtttattgtatttaatacattataaaatttgaaaaattgtaGGAAAGCAGCAGACTTGAACTGGAGCAATTCTAACAAGGAATAATTCTGGCCCCTTGGCAAAACTGATCAGTTTTAAAacaaagtaaagttcacatctgtgAGGTGGACAAAAAAGAAGTGTGACTTCTGTACAAACtacatttaaaatttcatgtcTAACATCTTTGCAATGTGCTCATGAGGGTTTTTCTGAAGTCCTGCCTGGTCCCTGCCTAAAGAGAGACGTGGAACCTCCATATACAAACAAACTTGATTCAAggtgttttgtctgttttgttttttaaaaaaaaggaaaaagaaagacaaaggaaaaagaaatatggatGGCTGTTGGCAATGGAAACTGTAAGGAGACTGTGTCCTCACCACTCATGGCTTATTTGTCAGAGGCCTCGGGAGGCCCAGGACACTTCACGGCCATCACAGCACCAACTGCGgctatcaccttttttttttttcttttttgcatttcctaccttttgacatatatatatatatttatatattttttacaccTTGAGGATATCACTATTCCAATTGTTCCCATATGAATACAGGTGTGGTCTCTATTGGATATAAATGTGTCTTTTATTCGATTTTAGGTCCAGGACTTGGTTTGCTGTCCCAACTGCACATAAATGTCCCTTTTTTGTTTGAGTTATTGGTTGTGTGTGTCTTCCTTTTTGCATAAGAAATATGTCCGTTTAGTCCAGAGGCTCTTGCTTTATCCGGATGACGGAGGGTACGCGGGGCGTCCGCCTCAGTTCCCGCCGAAGGACATATTCGCTGAACTGGGACGAGTCCACTCCTCCCCCACAGGAGCCCACGATTTCAAATCCTCTTTGCTGCAACCTCTCGAGGACCTGTGAGGGAACAAGACAAGCATCCAGTTAGGGGTGAGGTAAGTCCTATGGCTACATAAACACCCCAAAGTTTGAGATTATGCGCACTCTGGTTCATCTCATCCAGCACCCATGTCCCTGTGAGCTGCTCCTCTCAAAGGAAGGCCCTGGATTAACAGGCaggagagaggaagcaagcaTTTCTAATGCCTAAAATGTGCCTTTACATGCTTGCTTTACACACACCAGCTACAACACTTGGTGGTGGTAGGcccgttttatagatgagaaaactgaggttcatgGCTAGTCAGTGATGGGACTAGGTTTCCAACTCGGGTCTGTTTGGCCTCAAATCTCCTGTTTTTGTATATGCAATGCTGCCCTCTCTGTCAAAAATGAGGATTCACATTTCAAAGCTCATTTATCACTAAAATACATCCTATGAGATGATAAAGAATCTGGAAAGGACAGTGATGGCAGAGTTTACTTAGCCAGTGATTCATTCGTACTCTCAACTCCGCCTTTGTTCAAGTTTCCTAATACCGAGTTGATATATATGTTTTGGCCTGGAAGACTGATGTAATTTCAATAGCAGAACAAAGGGATTACTGAAGACACTAGAGGATTATCTACAGGTTTTCAAGTTTGTAGCATTTGAAACAGATTTATGCCCTGCATGCATTCAAGGAGACAAGAATCAGCACAATGATTACATATtagaaaatgtatgaaaaataaagatattctaaACTTCTTATACAAATGTAAGCCATAGAATCTGTTCCTTAATTTTGAAGTCAAATACCTAACGCCAGCAAGATTCCTGGGTTTGGCACTACATGTCTGACACTCTCAAATGCAGGAAACAGTACCTGTGACTCTTAGATAGACAAAAATACAGGAAACTGATCTGGAGCATTCTGTTTCTTTAAGAATCCAACAAATATTAGACTTGCAAATGTTTCCTGCCCGAGTTCTGAATATAATTAAATTACTTCCACACCACCTTAAAGGCAAAGTGATTCAatcataacttaaaaaaaaaaaacaaaacacaaaaaaacacccacctcaaaaaaacttttattggaatgaagtgaaatgtagTCAATGTAAAGTGAatccttactttttaaaaaagtattattttttagttGCCTACTTCAATATAGAATATAGTCTGCTATGTTGCAAAACAGCTTACTAGATGAGATTGGAAAGCAAGAGAgtatgttttctaaaaattaaaacctcaagtgctggcaaattaaaaaaaacacacacaagtcCTTATGAGAACAAAATTAACATTCTACCCAGCAGTGCTGTATTTCTGTAGGTAAATGCACAATGCATATGCATACCTGTCAGCATAAGGACAGGAAGAAAACAGTCCCTaaattcaaaatcaaggtgtgcTTTGGTGGCAGGTAAATACAAAGACGAAGAACAGCTCCCTCCATGGATTCCCCAGCAGAGGGAGGAATGCAGCCCTCAGCAAGAGGCACCCCAGCTTGCTTGGCCAAACCAGCACCCTGGAAAGGATTCCTTGCCATGATTAGGAGAGGAAATCCAAAGGGGAGGAAGCCATGAACAGCAGAGAACCTAACCCTGATGACCATTTTTCTTTGAGTCTTAAGGTCACTAAATGCTAACAGGAGGAAATCGCTAAGCTCTTCTTCGGAGTCCGATAGGCATCATGTGATAATTATTCAATGTGATCCAATGTTACCTTGGATATGGTCAAAAGCTTATTTCAATGTAATGCAAACAGCTGATGGAGCCATTACTTTGGAAACAACAACACGTTCACAGCAAAGTTCCTGAAACAGTGATCACATAACAACTTAGTGAGGTATCGGGTGTTGTAAGCCTTATCCCAGAGTCTCTGCGTGCCCATAGGCTGGTGCCTATTTCTTGGTCGGTGCAGCAGGACGCAAGGGTAGGTCATGGCTGTGTCATACGACCATGTTAATCCAGATGAAAATTTCCACATCTGATGTGGGAAACTGTCAAGCATATGAATTGATGATCGTTATTCACCGGCCCAAGGGTGTGGCCGAGGCCTTCCTGTGCTGGCTCTGAATGGTTCTGCCCCTCTGTCTGCTCCAGTGGCAGCCAGGGCAGGCTGTTGTGTGGAAGGGGACAGGCTTTCTGGGCTTTAAAGAGGCTTAAACTGCTGAGGCGGTCTCAGGAACGCTGTGCAGGGCCATGCGGGAGCGCCACACACCTCCAGGGGGCGCTCTCCGCACAGGTGAGAACGCGAATCTCGTCCTCCGGAACCCTGCGACCCAGCAGCCACCCTGCCGCCTGGGAGCATGTGCCTTCCGCTAGCATGCTTAGGGAACATTTTCTGCCAGTTTTCTGCTCTTCTGTTCTCAGACATCTGTTCATATATTTAAAGAGTTATAAATAGTAGTGGAACAATCCTCAAGAGGCAGCACAGAAGAGTGGGTGCTTCTAGTCTCTGTGCTTTGGGAAGGGTTCTGCTGACTAAATACTGAACAAAGTCATGGGCCCATTCCagttaaaaagaaagagggaaaaaaccAGAACCCTCACTCCATTGACTTCAAACAGTTTTGTGTCACACAGAGCTGAAATCAAGACCCAGGTGCGCTTCTGCCTTCCCATCAGCAAGACAGAGAGGATTAACAGTGCTTACCTGTTAGGGTTGTAAGAAGACAACACATGTTCAGGCCATGGCCCAGGGTAGGGCAGAGAGTCAGTGCTCAGCACACGTTAGCCTCTGAGTTCTCAATTCCACCCCCACATCTCCTGCTCCCCTACACTTCTCCATCTCAGGAAATGGCAGTTCCACTCACCCAGTTCCTCTGTCAAAAATCTTAGTCATCCCGGGCTTATGTCTCACAACCCACAGCCATCGTCAGAAAACCTTATTAGCTCTACCCTCCAGACACACACAACTGGACACTTCTCAACTGCTTGAACCACAGCTTGCTGCCTGGTCTCTTTGTTTCTCCTATTCTCTAGCTGCTGTGGCAATGTTCACTTTAAAATACGAGTTCTGTCAGTTCTCccttctgctcaaaaccctccaatggaTTTCCATTTGGCTCACGTACACAAACGAACCAAAACCAAAAGATGCCAAAATAAACAATCCTAGGGCACTTGCCACCTCCTAACGAGGCTCTCCGTGATCTGTCCCTGATTTTTCCGGGCCTCCTGTCTGGGTACTCTCTCTCCCTGAGTCACTTTCTTCAAGCCAAACTGGCTTTCCTGATAGTCCTCAATATGCCAGCATACTCTACCCCAGAAATCCACTTACCACCTCCTGGGCAATATATTTATGTTGACTGTTtgcctcccactccactcccataaTGCAGTTCCATGAACACAGAGCTGTCCATCGTGTTCTCTGTCTGtttgtctcactatgttgctgaggctgaacctgaactcctgggctcaagtgatcctcctgccttagcctctggagtggctgggactacaggcgtgtgccaccatgcccagctgttgtGTTCTATATCTGTCTCTTCTGTATCTCCAGTGCTcatcccagcacctggcacaatCACAAGACTTACAGAATGACTGCTGTAGAGGGTGATAATTCACCTACCCAACAGAAGTGTCACTGAGTGAGTTTCTCAGCTCTTTGGAGGAAAGGCACCATGTGAGGGCAAGGTTAAGTGACAACAGTACGAGTGACATTTGATGCCACACAGTGTGTAACAATGCTATACCTGGACTGAGTTGAGGTGACAGTAGCCATTTAGTGGAAACCTGATGACGTGCGTCGAGTCGTGATTCCAGCCTGCATTGACAGAATTACACATCACGTCGCCGATCTCTGGAAATACTTCTTCTATCAAGGATTTGTCACCGCTTAGCGTGATCCTTTCTCCGAGGTCTGGGGCCACACGCACGACGAGGCACTCACAGGGCCTTGAAAAACGACCAGTTTCTCTGTCCTGCTTCCATCTTTCCATCTCCAACAACATGGGctgaagctgaaaatattttgccTCTTCATATAACAAAGTGtagtcctggaaaaaaaaaaaaaaaggtatttcacAGTGCAAACTGCAAACATAAAGTACTAAACATGTCCACATCTAAGAGGTGAATTTTTCCACTTCTTGTTATGTCAGTGATCAAATCTGCATGCGTGTTTTTCACTTACGACATGTTTGTAGAGGCTCaatttgcattcattcattcattcattcagtgaagaTAAAAGGATCTGAGTAGATTAGGGCTGGTCAGGCCTCTTCTAAGTGCGTTACATGATTTAAATCCTGTAACCCTTGTCATTGCTCAGTGAATTAGGaaccattattattcccattttgcagatgagaaaactgagatgtgAAAGGATTCACCCAAGACTTGTTTCTTTTAGTAGAAAAAATGTCTCTGGGTATTTCAAGTTTGAGTGTGTCGGTGAGAACCCAATTTCTGTCCTCTTGGATGGAACGCATATATTGACCAAGGGGAGGCACAACCTTGCCAATGGGTACCCTTCATCAGAAGCTCCGGGTCACCTTTGGTGGCCATAGGAGGGTGTGGGACAGAGATAAGAGGGCTAGAGACAGGCGGGGATGGGCACCTGGAGGGCAGGCATGTTACTTTTACTTGAACTTGGGTGTTGATTTGTGATGGTTCGGGGGAGGCTGGTGGAGACCTGGAAGGCTAGTGTACTGCCCTGTGCCACCTGTTGGAGCTGCCATCATAGAGTCAGAGACATAAACAACATTAGGCCTCGACTCCTGCAAGATGTGCAACAAAGAAAACCTGTCCATTTCTGCATTTCTGAAAGCATGAACACCTGGTCTTTTGGCATGGTTTCCTTTCCTCCAGCCTTAAAATAATCTGTTGAATTGAAACAGAAATCTAACAAAACAggtattaaaacacacacataagcCACTGAATGGGAAGACAAAAGAGAATGAGGGGGAGGCAGCAACTCAGGAACAATGTTAACAAGCAGGTCAATGTTATGGCTAAACGTAGCTATGGCCACAATCATTTCTGGGTGTAAGATAAGTGGATACTTGTCTAGACATGTTGACTGAGAACACTTTAATCAGCTGACACAGGCATTTGTGCCTTCCGTCCATGGGCAAGAGCTGGCAGGGGATGCCCGGTGCCTGCATGACAGCCAATGTTGCAAATATGTGGTCCGAGTGCCTCAAAGAGGCCCCTGATGTCCAGATGGGCTAGAGCACAAGAAGCAGAAGATGACCATgggataattatttttattttgcactttgCTCTTTCTCTTGCAAATCAagcaatagcagcagcagcagtagcggCATTATTCAACAACACTTCCagagaaaacagcatggagagaTGAGAGTACTTGGGAGTCTTGAGCTGGGTAATCCACTTTCCATATAAAGAAACTCGGATCCGGTAGAAGATGCTGATGACAACACTCATCTCAGTGGAATGGGCTGCAGCTTTATTCTGTCCTTTTCCTGGCAACCCCCTTACCACAGGAGTCTTGGTTCCCTGAAGGAAAGGAGCTCATTGCTCTGAAAATCTTCCTTGCACATGTTCTACCCGCTTAGGCTCCTGACCCAGAGGAGATACTGTTTTGCTTTAAGGAGCTGAAAGCTAGGCTGAGGTGTGGCCACTCTTAAGACAGGGCAGAACTGGGGCCCCTAGACCAGCCTGAGGGGTAGGAGTGGGGAAGCCTCTGCAGGTTCCTCCTGGTTCTACCTGGGATCCCCACTCCGGGGCTTTGTCATCTTGGCATCACACCAACTGTAAGATACTGACCTAAATACTTATTTACCAACAGGACAGCTCTCAAGGAGattttaaaacagcaatgagaGTTACACAAGCGAGAGAAGCGAGAACTTAtgctattgctttttatttttttgtgagattTAATTACAAAACTTAGCACAAGGAAGGATCTAGACTCCAGTGAAAATATCActtataggctgggcgtggtggttcacgcctgtaatcccagcactttgggaggtggaggcaggtagattatctgaggtcaggagtctgagaccagcctggccaacatgacgaaaccacgtctctactaaaaatacaaaaaattagccgggcatggtggcggacaaaGCCCTGATCTCCCAGTGTGTCCAAAGTGAATGAAGTGAATGAAGCTAACAGGATTTGGGGTTAGAAGTCCTCCCCACACTGACCCTGAGTTCTCaccatcttttcttccttctaggTTCACAAGCCACTTGTTTAATAATCCACTCTGAGGTCTGGCCCTGGATGGGCAGTGAGGCTTACAACATAATGTTGCTCCAATTCATTGTTACCCACTCTTGGAAAAGTCGAGAAACACTGGCCCTTTTCAGATTTTTGGTCGTGCTCAGTGACCACTCTGGGATCCTGCTAGGTTTTATTAAAGTGAGAGTCAGAAGCGCTCCTATGAAGTTCATGTTGCCCCTGGGTTAGAGTCTCATGGGCCTAGCCTTGAACTGCTTTAAGCCACCAGGTGTTCTTTTACTCTCTCTTGATCATCCTGGCTCCATTTTTTCCTTTACTATGCTGTTCTATCTGGTCTCCAGAGTAAAGCCACTGCTATGTCATGGGGAGCAGATGACAGAGAACAGCCGAGCACTCATGCTTCTCTCCGGTGACTGCTCACCGTGCTGCCTTGCCTCTAAGCACTGGCCGGCCAGAGAACTGAAATGGtccttcttgctgtgttaccaTTTTCTGCACATGGTGAAGTGCACATTGGCCATTCATTTTCTTGGCAGGTTCCTTTGTGTCTTTCTATCCTGCCTAACACCCGCTTACAGTCTCAGCTCATCAGAAATGAACCTGCAAAGCAGCGTCAGTCCCACTGGCTGCTGTCTTTAGaaacctcctttccttccttagaTGGGATCATTTAACTTTACTCTCTAAATACCATGGTTTTTAAAGTTTAGTGTGTTTCTGTTAGGTTCTCTGGCCTTGTGCTTATTTCCTTCAGGCCTCTGAATTTTCCAAAATCTTTCCTTAAGCCTTTGTTCTAATCTGGCAATGTCCTTTCTGGGGCTTTTACAAACTCGAGATGACTGGTCTCTTGTTTCCAAGGTTCTTGGTGGAAATAGGCAGGGGTTTATGGTGCAGCAGCAGGTTCAGCACCTGTTTTTCTGAAGGAAATGAATTCACAACATCCACTTTTCCTCCCTTCTGAGCAATGAGCTTTCAGCAAAGCCACTCAAGAGTGTGCTAGATGCTAGCACTCTTCTGCCCTGTCCTATGTCCATTTTATCTTCTCTGATTAAGAAGCAccatctggccaggcacagtggctcgcacctgtaattccagcactttagaaggtggaggcaggaggattacttgaggccaggagttcaagaccagcctgggcaacatagggagaccctgtttctataaaaagtaaaaatattagctgggtgtggtggcccgggcctgtggtcccagctaagttgaggctgcagtgagctatgtttgcatcactgcactccagcctagaagacTGAGaaagacccatctcaaaaaaaaaaaaaaaaaggcaccatCCATATTTCTTGCTTAGCCCCATATACATTTAAAGGGAAAGCAGTTACTCACAGACCTATTATCATGTTTAAATCATTTCAAAAtcttagaatactttttttttttttccttgagatggagtttcgctcttgtcatccaggctggagtacagtgttgtgatctcagctcactgcaacctctgcctcctgggttcaagcaattctccctcctcagccttctgagtaggtgggattacaggtgcccaccactacgcccggctaatttttgtatttttagtagagacagggtttcgccatgttggccaggctggtcttgaacttctgacctcaggtgatccacctgcctcggcctcctgaaatgctgggattacaggcgtgagccaccacgcccggcctgaacacatatttttaaataacttaagatttacaatgattttttttgaggcaggaagatcaagATCACATTTTACATATGAGCTTCCCTAAGATCCTGAGGACAGGTACATGGGACAAGAAAACAGACATGGGTGGTGGACTCCAAAATGCAAACAGGCCAGGGTTTGATAATTGGAATTCAGAAAACATCCTCCCTAGAGGGAGGAAAACGATATATTCAGTGTATTAGGTTCCTACTGCTGCTGTgagaaattaccacaaatttggtggcttaaaacaacacagatttattccCTTACAGTTCTCCAGGTCAGAAGTCGGAAATGGATCTCactgggctgaagtcatggtgcCAGCAGGGATGccttccctctggaggctctggggacaAATCCACTTCCTCATCTTTTCCAGCGTCCAGAGGCTGCGAGAATTCCTTGGCCCATGGCCAGCAAGCACATCACTTCTCTCATCCCATCTTCTCTAACCCcggccctcctgcctccctcaaaTAAGGACCCCTGTGATTATACAGGGCCCACTTGGATTATCCAGGCTAATCCCCCCATCTCAAGacccttaacttaatcacatctgcaaagtcccctttgccatgtaaagcatcgtattcacaggttctgagaaCTGGGGCAAGCTTCCCCTCACAGTCAATGGTTCCGCAAAACAGTTGAAAGGTTTATTTTCTGAATGTACCTGAGGCTTTACCCAGTAGCTGACAGGTCCTTACATTCAAAAGGCAACTCAACTGTTCAcccacttcattttaaaaactgtgtagATGCCAGATGCCATGGAAGGCACCGTGAGCACAAAAAGGATTTTTCTCTGAGGAATGTCTCCAATACCTCCCAGGAGCTCTAGCTCTCCTCACCCCCAGGCTCAGAGCAGTGGGATCCTGCTCTTGGGACCCTCGGCAGTGGGTGGTTCCCTAGCAGGCAGGGCACCTATGTATCAGGGGTACCACCAGCAAAGCAGGGGTGCCAAGAAAATGAAAGGATTTTACCTTTTCCATTTCCAAAACAGCAACCAAGTAGTGGTGATGATAAGAAAAGACAGATCTCTGCAGCACttactttgcttttgttttaaagattttgtttttc
This window harbors:
- the KCTD1 gene encoding BTB/POZ domain-containing protein KCTD1 isoform X3 codes for the protein MSRPLITRSPASPLNNQGIPTPAQLTKSNAPVHIDVGGHMYTSSLATLTKYPESRIGRLFDGTEPIVLDSLKQHYFIDRDGQMFRYILNFLRTSKLLIPDDFKDYTLLYEEAKYFQLQPMLLEMERWKQDRETGRFSRPCECLVVRVAPDLGERITLSGDKSLIEEVFPEIGDVMCNSVNAGWNHDSTHVIRFPLNGYCHLNSVQVLERLQQRGFEIVGSCGGGVDSSQFSEYVLRRELRRTPRVPSVIRIKQEPLD
- the KCTD1 gene encoding BTB/POZ domain-containing protein KCTD1 isoform X2, with the translated sequence MFQDSRPNMSRPLITRSPASPLNNQGIPTPAQLTKSNAPVHIDVGGHMYTSSLATLTKYPESRIGRLFDGTEPIVLDSLKQHYFIDRDGQMFRYILNFLRTSKLLIPDDFKDYTLLYEEAKYFQLQPMLLEMERWKQDRETGRFSRPCECLVVRVAPDLGERITLSGDKSLIEEVFPEIGDVMCNSVNAGWNHDSTHVIRFPLNGYCHLNSVQVLERLQQRGFEIVGSCGGGVDSSQFSEYVLRRELRRTPRVPSVIRIKQEPLD